One Gadus morhua chromosome 1, gadMor3.0, whole genome shotgun sequence DNA segment encodes these proteins:
- the ggt7 gene encoding glutathione hydrolase 7, whose product MYNPAVENAGYPSGPIADKDANQETTLGSAYSPVDYMSITSFPRLPEDEVLSGDNALRSRKDDDCLSDQDTDPDGFLKSARLQRLPSSASDLASHDISPLQETTVDPLAEGCACQRDGLTVIITACLTFATGVTIALIMQIYFGDPQIYNQGAVVTDVSQCTSLGFDVLARQGSSVDAAIAAALCLGVIHPHTSGIGGGGVMLVHDIRKNQTQVIDFRETSPLSLSEEMLEAGFKLKPGLLVGVPGMLSGMHEAHQLYGRLPWKDVVTLAADVARNGFNVSHDLAEALAAVKNQSMSEAFMKMFLPNGQPPISGFFTRRLDLAAILDEIASKGISEFYSGNLTQEMVAAVQARGGVVSENDFSTYSTALRQPAEVVYQGHQVMAAPAPHAGVALITALNILEGYNITNQVPRNSTYHWIAESVKIALALASGLGDPMYNGSVLEVVSEMLSKAQAARLREMINDTQAFPAGHYTPSFALEEEGVASQVMVMGPDDFIVSVMGSLNKPFGSGILTSSGILLNSQILAFSWPNKTQTSEHNPHNNIEPGKRPMSFLMPTAVRPAVGMCGTYVALGSSNGERALSSITQVLMNVLSSRKNLSDSLAYGRLHPQLQPNTLLVDSEFLEEDVLVLQAKGHEVKRTGVLSLVEGTRRTNDLIIGVKDPRSADASALTMSMNMP is encoded by the exons ATGTACAATCCGGCAGTCGAAAATGCAGGGTATCCAAGTGGACCTATAGCAGATAAAGACGCAAATCAGGAGACAACTTTAGGCAGTGCGTATTCACCGGTCGACTACATGAGCATCACAAGCTTCCCTCGGCTGCCAGAGGACGAGGTGCTCTCTGGAGATAACGCGCTCAGATCTCGCAAAGATGATGACTGCCTCAGCGACCAAGATACAG ACCCAGATGGGTTTTTGAAGTCTGCACGTCTGCAGCGTCTCCCGTCGTCGGCCTCGGACCTGGCCAGCCACGACATCTCACCCCTCCAGGAGACCACCGTGGACCCCTTAGCAGAGGGCTGTGCCTGCCAGCGGGACGGACTGACGGTCATCATCACCGCGTGTCTCACCTTTGCTACAGGGGTCACCATTGCTCTCATCATGCAGATATACTTTGGAGACCCACAG ATCTATAACCAGGGGGCAGTGGTGACTGATGTGTCCCAGTGCACATCCCTGGGCTTTGACGTCCTGGCCAGGCAGGGATCCAGTGTGGACGCGGCCATCGCCGCCGCCCTGTGTCTGGGCgtcatccacccacacacctctGGGATTGGAGG CGGCGGAGTGATGTTGGTCCACGACATCCGGAAGAACCAGACGCAGGTTATTGACTTCCGAGAGACTTCCCCATTGTCTCTCAGCGAGGAAATGCTGGAGGCAGGCTTCAAGCTGAAG CCCGGCCTGCTTGTGGGCGTACCGGGCATGCTCAGTGGAATGCACGAGGCTCACCAGCTCTATGGCAG ATTGCCATGGAAGGATGTCGTTACATTGGCAGCAGATGTGGCCAGAAATGGCTTCAACGTTAGCCATGATTTGG CTGAAGCTTTAGCTGCAGTTAAGAACCAGAGCATGTCAGAAGCGTTCATGAAGATGTTCCTACCCAACGGCCAGCCTCCCATCTCAGGCTTTTTCACCCGACGGCTTGatctggcggccatcttggatgaGATTGCGTCGAAGGGGATCTCTGAATTCTACAGTGGAAACCTGACCCAAGAAATGGTTGCTGCT GTTCAAGCAAGGGGAGGAGTGGTGTCTGAAAATGACTTTTCAACCTACAGCACAGCTTTAAGGCAACCAGCTGAGGTCGTCTATCAAG GACACCAGGTAATGGCGGCCCCAGCCCCACATGCTGGCGTGGCCCTGATCACAGCTCTCAACATCCTGGAAGGCTACAACATTACTAACCAGGTGCCCAGGAATAGCACCTACCACTGGATAGCAGAG TCTGTGAAAATAGCACTGGCTCTTGCAAGCGGACTTGGTGACCCCATGTACAACGGTTCAGTCTTGGAGGTAGTGTCTGAGATGCTGAG TAAGGCCCAGGCTGCACGACTTCGGGAGATGATCAACGACACTCAGGCGTTCCCTGCTGGTCATTACACACCTTCATTTGCGTTGGAGGAAGAAGGAGTGGCGAGCCAGGTTATGGTCATGGGGCCCGACGACTTCATAGTGTCCGTCATGGG CTCCTTGAACAAGCCATTCGGAAGTGGGATACTTACTTCTTCAGGGATCCTTTTAAATAGCCAGATCCTGGCCTTTTCCtggccaaataaaacacagacGTCGGAGCATAACCCA CACAACAACATCGAGCCTGGAAAAAGGCCCATGTCCTTTCTGATGCCCACAGCTGTGAGACCTGCAGTGGGGATGTGTGGCACCTATGTAGCCCTGGGATCTTCCAATGGAGAGAGGGCCCTCAGCAGCATTACACAG GTGCTGATGAATGTGCTGTCGTCCCGTAAGAACTTGAGCGACAGCTTAGCATATGGAAGACTCCACCCACAGTTACAGCCAAACACCCTTTTGGTGGACT CCGAGTTTCTGGAGGAGGATGTCTTGGTCCTACAGGCCAAAGGCCATGAGGTGAAGAGGACGGGTGTCTTGTCACTGGTGGAGGGGACCAGGAGAACCAATGATCTCATTATTGGGGTGAAGGACCCCAGGAGTGCAGATGCTTCCGCTCTCACCATGTCTATGAACATGCCCTAG
- the snai1b gene encoding snail family zinc finger 1b, translating to MPRSFLVKKYFSHKKPNYSELEYQSVVFPRHPLAELPTGANSSALTCYPVGLLCGVDNFPGGLAPVSPSTPSSSPLGPLDLSSSPFSSSGEEDEDGGRTSDPPSPVALQRAHHCTRCSKSYISAPALSHHLQSHHLQSHHRSAGEPEVHGLPSSQPSASATTTTTIPSSAPRASFHCKHCPKEYTSLGALKMHIRSHTLPCVCPTCGKAFSRPWLLRGHIRTHTGERPFSCQHCSRAFADRSNLRAHLQTHSEVKKYMCATCSRTFSRMSLLHKHTASGCCPAR from the exons ATGCCTCGGTCCTTCCTCGTAAAGAAGTATTTCTCCCACAAAAAGCCCAATTACAGTGAATTGGAATATCAGTCTG TTGTTTTCCCTCGCCACCCTCTGGCTGAACTCCCAACAGGGGCCAACAGTTCTGCCCTGACCTGCTACCCCGTAGGCCTGCTGTGCGGTGTGGACAACTTCCCTGGGGGCCTCGCCCCCGTGTCCCCCAGCACCCCATCCTCCTCGCCCCTGGGGCCACTCGACCTCAGCAGCTCTCCCTTCAGCAGCAgcggggaggaggatgaagacggCGGCCGCACCTCGGACCCGCCCAGCCCTGTGGCCCTCCAGCGCGCGCACCACTGCACCCGCTGCAGCAAGAGCTACATCAGCGCCCCCGCCCTGTCCCACCACCTCCAGTCCCACCACCTCCAGTCCCACCACCGCAGCGCCGGGGAGCCCGAGGTGCACGGCCTGCCCTCCAGCCAGCCCTCcgcctccgccaccaccaccaccaccatcccttCCTCCGCTCCCAGAGCATCCTTCCACTGCAAACACTGTCCCAAGGAGTACACCAGCCTGGGAGCCCTGAAGATGCACATCCGCTCCCACACGCTGCCCTGCGTGTGTCCCACCTGTGGCAAGGCCTTCTCCAGGCCCTGGCTGCTCCGGGGCCACATCCGGACGCACACAG GCGAGCGACCCTTCTCCTGTCAGCACTGCAGCCGGGCCTTCGCCGACCGCTCCAACCTGCGCGCCCACCTGCAGACGCACTCGGAGGTGAAGAAGTACATGTGTGCCACCTGCTCACGGACCTTCAGCCGCATGTCGCTGCTGCACAAGCACACCGCGTCGGGGTGCTGCCCGGCCCGGTAG
- the tp53inp2b gene encoding tumor protein p53-inducible nuclear protein 2 isoform X2 has translation MFQRLSSLFFGEVEEVAAELKGENPCVTEADEEGWMLVNLPEGATAEASPMEDLLIEHPSMSVYVSPNNLSMVSNGNLSVVGEESVSLAGSMSRVADQPAAPAMPTRASRGAAAQAGALAKVTQVARVQRGKARIERRHLGRNRIQRQNRVREQVPRHAAHARNTFLHQPGNRSVCH, from the exons ATGTTCCAGCGCCTGAGCAGTCTGTTCTtcggagaggtggaggaggtggccgCCGAGCTGAAGGGGGAGAACCCCTGTGTGACGGAGGCAGACGAGGAGGGCTGGATGCTGGTCAACTTGCCTG AGGGCGCCACTGCCGAGGCCAGCCCCATGGAGGACCTGCTCATCGAACACCCGAGCATGTCCGTCTACGTCTCCCCCAACAACCTCTCCATGGTCTCCAACGGCAACCTTTccgtggtgggggaggagagcgtGAGCCTGGCAGGCAGCATGAG CAGGGTAGCCGACCAGCCCGCCGCTCCCGCCATGCCCACCAGGGCGAGCCGTGGAGCCGCTGCCCAGGCCGGAGCCCTGGCCAAGGTCACCCAGGTGGCACGGGTCCAGCGCGGGAAGGCACGCATCGAGAGGCGCCACCTGGGTCGCAACCGCATCCAGCGCCAGAACCGCGTCAGGGAGCAGGTTCCACGCCACGCCGCACACGCCAGAAACACCTTCCTTCACCAGCCCGGAAACCGCAGCGTCTGCCATTAG
- the tp53inp2b gene encoding tumor protein p53-inducible nuclear protein 1 isoform X1 codes for MFQRLSSLFFGEVEEVAAELKGENPCVTEADEEGWMLVNLPVEGDCTIPLECERVVQSCPGNVQPNRQDNMQTTLAETEWPRPPLKRRRTHRGRARELETPLGPCAKSRPRVSGASTPGTLSRRAEGSALSASPGSGRECGGGGGGSSSTGSERGCMDESWFVTPPPCFTAEGATAEASPMEDLLIEHPSMSVYVSPNNLSMVSNGNLSVVGEESVSLAGSMSRVADQPAAPAMPTRASRGAAAQAGALAKVTQVARVQRGKARIERRHLGRNRIQRQNRVREQVPRHAAHARNTFLHQPGNRSVCH; via the exons ATGTTCCAGCGCCTGAGCAGTCTGTTCTtcggagaggtggaggaggtggccgCCGAGCTGAAGGGGGAGAACCCCTGTGTGACGGAGGCAGACGAGGAGGGCTGGATGCTGGTCAACTTGCCTG TGGAAGGTGATTGCACGATCCCGCTTGAGTGTGAGCGGGTGGTACAATCATGTCCGGGCAACGTACAACCGAACCGTCAGGACAACATGCAAACGACACTCGCAGAGACCGagtggccccgcccacctctcAAGCGTCGCAGGACACACAGGGGCCGGGCGCGAGAGCTCGAGACGCCGCTAGGCCCGTGTGCCAAGTCCCGGCCCCGGGTCTCGGGGGCCTCGACGCCCGGGACCCTGTCCAGACGGGCCGAAGGGTCGGCGCTGTCCGCGTCCCCCGGATCCGGGCGTGAATGtggcggcggtgggggtggtAGCAGTAGCACAGGCTCGGAAAGAGGCTGCATGGATGAGAGTTGGTTtgtcacccctcccccctgtttcaCTGCAGAGGGCGCCACTGCCGAGGCCAGCCCCATGGAGGACCTGCTCATCGAACACCCGAGCATGTCCGTCTACGTCTCCCCCAACAACCTCTCCATGGTCTCCAACGGCAACCTTTccgtggtgggggaggagagcgtGAGCCTGGCAGGCAGCATGAG CAGGGTAGCCGACCAGCCCGCCGCTCCCGCCATGCCCACCAGGGCGAGCCGTGGAGCCGCTGCCCAGGCCGGAGCCCTGGCCAAGGTCACCCAGGTGGCACGGGTCCAGCGCGGGAAGGCACGCATCGAGAGGCGCCACCTGGGTCGCAACCGCATCCAGCGCCAGAACCGCGTCAGGGAGCAGGTTCCACGCCACGCCGCACACGCCAGAAACACCTTCCTTCACCAGCCCGGAAACCGCAGCGTCTGCCATTAG